One Setaria italica strain Yugu1 chromosome II, Setaria_italica_v2.0, whole genome shotgun sequence DNA segment encodes these proteins:
- the LOC101764936 gene encoding probable folate-biopterin transporter 9, chloroplastic yields the protein MLCLSPCAPHLHHHHHHRLPPARHAATSTSSRTPRGLGVTLCLRTPTTPEDRRQRHRVARLQDASSSSSAPAAPPALKPPETAPAQALVPAARPATPAAERRGRLREMRRVWWLCGVGYWVQGFRCFPWLALNFHLARGLGLSPAALQLVQNAGTLPLVAKPLFGVLSDAVYVGRAHRLPYISIGALLQLIAWGTLAIIPVTGDTFPTQMACILIGNLGASVTEVVSDAVVTEFSRTQKAGVLQSYAFIALAAGSLLGNLSGGYVLLKTQEPKIMFTAFSVLLGFQLALSLSTKETLPSTPRNTRSRRVRSSLAVNLRKQFSNLMMVIREERIFYPLTWIMTSFAVVPILSGMMFCFQTQYLKLDPSIIGLSKVVGQIMVLSLTVLYNRYLKTIPLRHLIAGVQMLYAVAVLSDLVLVKQINLMLGIPNEIHVLCFSALAEAIAQFKVLPFSVLLSSLCPPGCEGSLFAFFTSGLVFSAIVSGVFGVGLSTLIGVSSVDYSNLPLGILLQSLAALLPLGWISFVPEKWNADEKVVMQR from the exons ATGCTCTGCCTCTCGCCGTGCGcgccgcacctccaccaccaccaccatcaccgcctcccgcccgcgcgacacgccgccacctccacctcctccaggACCCCGCGGGGCCTCGGCGTGACGCTATGCCTCCGGACGCCGACGACGCCCGAGGACCGGCGGCAGAGGCACCGAGTCGCCAGGCTCCAggacgcctcctcctcctcctccgcgcctgccgcgccgccggcacTGAAGCCGCCGGAGACCGCGCCGGCCCAGGCGCTCGTTccggcggcgcgcccggcgacgcccgcggcggagcggcgcggcCGGCTGCGGGAGATGCGGCGGGTGTGGTGGCTGTGCGGGGTCGGCTACTGGGTGCAGGGGTTCCGCTGCTTCCCGTGGCTGGCGCTCAACTTCCACCTCGCCCGGGGGCTCGGCCTCAGCCCCGCCGCGCTGCAGCTCGTGCAGAACGCCGGGACGCTCCCGCTCGTCGCCAAGCCGCTCTTCGGGGTCCTCTCCGACGCTGTCTACGTCGGACGCGCGCACCGCCTCCCCTACATCTCCATTGGAG CATTACTGCAGCTTATTGCTTGGGGAACACTTGCGATCATTCCAGTCACAGGCGACACATTTCCAACCCAAATGGCCTGCATTCTCATTGGGAATCTTGGAGCATCTGTCACAGAAGTTGTAAGTGATGCTGTTGTCACGGAGTTCAGTAGAACTCAGAAGGCTGGTGTACTACAGTCATATGCATTCATAGCCCTGGCTGCAGGATCTCTACTAGGGAACTTGTCTGGTGGTTATGTTCTGCTGAAAACACAGGAACCAAAGATCATGTTCACGGCTTTCTCAGTTCTTCTTGGTTTCCAACTGGCACTGTCCCTCAGTACAAAAGAGACATTGCCAAGTACTCCACGAAACACCAGAAGTCGTCGTGTCAGAAGCTCATTGGCAGTCAATCTTCGCAAGCAATTCTCAAACTTGATGATGGTAATCAGGGAGGAGAGGATCTTCTACCCTCTTACATGGATCATGACATCGTTCGCTGTTGTGCCTATTCTTTCTGGAATGATGTTCTGCTTTCAGACACAGTATCTGAAGCTTGATCCATCAATTATCGGTCTATCAAAAGTCGTGGGACAAATCATGGTTCTATCTCTAACTGTCCTCTACAATCGATATCTTAAAACAATCCCTTTGAGGCACCTTATCGCTGGAGTTCAGATGCTATATGCCGTGGCAGTTCTGTCAGATTTGGTCCTCGTGAAACAAATAAACCTAATGCTAGGGATACCAAATGAGATCCATGTGCTTTGTTTCTCAGCTCTTGCTGAAGCAATTGCTCAGTTCAAGGTGCTGCCTTTCTCTGTTTTGCTGTCAAGTCTCTGCCCACCTGGCTGCGAAGGTTCTCTATTCGCCTTCTTCACATCTGGACTGGTATTTTCAGCAATAGTAAGTGGAGTATTCGGCGTTGGACTGTCCACTCTAATTGGTGTGTCCTCTGTGGACTACTCAAACCTGCCTCTGGGTATTTTGCTGCAAAGTTTGGCTGCACTGCTTCCATTGGGATGGATATCCTTTGTACCTGAAAAATGGAATGCTGATGAGAAGGTTGTGATGCAAAGATGA